Part of the Ruegeria sp. AD91A genome, CCCGGCGGGTGTTCTCAGTCCAAATCGATCATCCCCGCCCGAGCCATAGCCGCCGGAAACCCCCAGGTAAAATGCACTGACGTCACTGCTGAATTTCTTGGGGCTAATTACAACTGGATCGCCTGTTTTGCCCTTCAAATCCCCGGCGATCGTCGCGCTGGCAAGTAGAGTGACCGCGGAAGCCACGGGCAAGGTTTTCACCAGGCTCAAGGCCCTGAAGCTCTTCAAGATTGACACTCGTACCTCCATCACTCCGATCTCCGGATCGGTGCATAATCGTTTTTTAGACGCAAAAACTGGCGCCCGAAAAAACATGGCTCCTCTCGGAGCATAGTTCCAAGCAATAAATCAAGGGTAAATTTTGGAAACAAACACCAACTATGGTGCTTGAACGGCGGAATCTCACCGACTCAGAGCAATTCACCGGCCAAAGAGTTGGCGCCCGACTCGGTGATCCGGACCTCTTTCAGATCACCAACGGCAATCTCGGGGCCTTTTACGTGAACCGAATGAAGATACTCGGATTTTCCGACCATTTGACCAGGCAGGCGGCCCGGTTTTTCAAACAAGACGCGGACTGTACGGCCAACCATACCGTCCTGAATTTCCCTTTGGTGTCGCGTGATAAGGGCCTGAAGGCGCTGTAACCGTTCATCCGCCGCAGCCGGATCAACCTGAGCCCGCTCGGCCGCAGGTGTTCCCGGGCGTGTGGAGTATTTGAATGAATAGGCGTAGCCGTATTTGACCTCTTCAACCAAATCCATCGTTGCCTGAAAATCCTCTTCGGCTTCCTCGGGGAAGCCGACGATGAAATCCCCTGACATCACGATATCCGGGCGCGCTGCACGAATGCGCTCGATCAGGCGCAGATAGCTCTCTGCCGTGTGACTGCGATTCATCCGCTTGAGAATACGGTCCGAGCCCGACTGAACCGGCAGGTGCAGATACGGCATCAGCTTGTCACAGGTGCCATGCGCCTCGATCAGGTCATCCGCCATGTCATTTGGGTGCGACGTGGTAAAACGGATTCGCTCCAGTCCGTCGACCTTGTTCAGTTCCCAGATCAAACCCGCCAGGGTCATGTCACCATTCACCCCGGCCCCATGATAGGCGTTGACGTTCTGCCCCAATAAGGTGATCTCGCGCACACCGCGTTCGACCAAATCGTGGGCTTCACGGATGATGCGATCCGCCGGACGGCTGACTTCAGCACCACGGGTATAAGGCACGACGCAGAAGGCGCAGAACTTGTCGCAGCCTTCCTGAACCGTCAGAAACGCCGTCGGGCCGCGTTTGGCCTTGGGACGGTTTTTCAGCTTTTCGAACTTGTCTTCCTCGGGGAAGTCAGTGTCCAGCGCCTTTTCGCCCGCTCGGGTCTTGGCCTCCATCTCGGGCAGACGATGATAGCTTTGCGGACCAACGACCAGATCAACCAGCGGCTGGCGGCGCATGATCTCTTCACCTTCGGCCTGCGCAACACATCCCGCCACACCGATTTTCAGGTCAGGCTTTTCGACCTTCAGCCCCTTGAAGCGACCGAGTTCCGAATACACTTTCTCAGCCGCTTTTTCGCGGATGTGACAGGTGTTCAGCAGGATCATATCGGCATCATCAGGCGTCTTGGTTTCGACATAGCCCTGCCCGCCCAGCGCCTCGGACATGCGTTCGCTGTCATAGACATTCATCTGACAGCCATAAGTCTTGATAAACAGCTTCTTCGGTTCGGACATGGGACGGGCCTTTGCATTCGCTGGATCGGCGTCGTCTATACGCTTAGAACGCCGCTTGCAATGCGGGCGCAATTACCCGAATTTGGCAGGACTTTCCAGCAAAGCCGGACCCAAAAGCACCCGATGACATACGATTCCCTCGACCATTTCCTTAAATCGGGCCAAGCCGCATTGGCCAAGGGCCCGGTTGCATTGATTTTTGCCGAGGACGAGGTGGAATTGGCCAGCACGCTGCATCATCATCTGATGCTGGGCTTCAAATCAGTCATCGTATTTGCGCCGGACGAGTTTCATCTGACTGATGACCTGTCCGCCAAGGTCCATCGGGTCCGTTTGAAATGTGTTCCGCGGTTGGTTGTGTTTGAAACAATAAACAGGATCATTCAGGCCGCACCCGGTATCTGGATGTATTATTGCTACAACGCCGAATACCTGTTTTTTCCATATTGCGAAACACGCAGCGTGGGCGAGATGCTGGTCTTTCACAGTGAAGAGCGTCGCAATGCGATGCTCAGCTATGTCCTCGACCTTTACGCAGAGGATCTGACCGCAAATCCCAACGGCGTGGCCCCAGATCAGGCCATGTTCGACAGCGCAGGGTATTACGCCCATACCCGCCACGACCCAAGCGGCCAACCGCTGGACCGTCAGGTAGATCTTTCCGGTGGGTTGCGGTGGCGATTCGAGGACCACATTCCTTACGAACGTCGCAGGATCGACCGCATCGCTTTGTTCAAGGCTCAAAAAAACTTGGTGCTGAGACCCGACCACACCTTTAACGAACCGGAATACAATACCTATTCCTGTCCCTGGCACCACAACTTAACGGCCGCTATCTGTTCCTTCCGGGCCGCGAAAGCTCTGAAATCCAATGCTGGGTCAACATTTGACATCCGCAGCTTTCGCTGGCGCAATTCGGTGCCGTTTGAATGGCGGTCACGCCAGTTGCTGGATCTCGGGCTGATCGAATCAGGTCAGTGGTTCTGAGCCGGCTTAGCGCTGCAACAATATCGGAAACCAATCCTCGCGCAGGCGCTGTCCCGGCGTCATGTCATGACCGGGAAACGGGGGCGAGGTTCGGCCGGGGCGCTCTACATACCGGGCATCGTCGCCTACCAGCCGCAGTGAAAAGGCGCGGCGACGGCTGTCTGACTGGTTTCCGCGCGCGCCGTGCAGCGTGCGATAGTTGAATGCAACGGCATCGCCGGGCTCCATCTCGAATTCGACAACCTTCATACCCTCGGCATCCGGGTCCGGCACTGGGATGTACTGACCTTCATCCGCGAAAAAGCCTTCTTCGGAAACCCATCGGGTCGGCAGAACCTCCTTCTCCCAACGGTGTGACCCGGCGACGCAACGCAGGGTCGCCTGCCTGACCGGATCAAGCGGAGACCAGAAGCTGATCGTCTGCTGACCCTCGACGAAATAATAGGGACCATCCTGATGCCACGGTGTCGCCATCGACGTTCCGGGTTCTTTGACCAACACGTGATCATGAAACATCTGAACGCTTTTCGATTGCATCAGATCAGCTGCAACCTCGGCCGCGGGAGAGGTCTCGATCACCTCGCGGAACTGTGGAATCCGGGTCCAGTTGCAATAATCATCAAAGAAACGACCTGTTTCACCGGCCTTCTTGTTTTCGGACGCGTACGGGCCGGGATCGGTCATATTCGCAGCCACCCCGTCCCGCAGCTGATCCACGTGGTTCGCGAACAATCCTTTGATCAGCACGACGCCATCCGCCTGATAAGTATCGATCATCTGCTGAGAAACAAGAGAGTGTGGCATCAGAGGCTCCTATGGATTTTCTGTTTATTGCTCTGAAAAATGTATTCTGTTCAAATCATATCTTTAGAAGCTATTATTAACCTCATGTTATATATTTCGCTGCGCCAATATGAATATGTCTGTGCAGTCGGGCGCCACGGCAGTTTGTCGGCGGCAGCCCAACATCTCAATGTTTCACAACCAGCCTTGTCTACTGCTCTGACGCGCGTTGAAGCCCATTTGGGGTATCCGTTATTCGTCCGCCGGCGCGGGGCGGCCATGGCGCTGACACCTCAGGGGCGTAGTTTCATAGACCGGGCTGAGGTCCTGCTGAAAAATGCTGCCCGAATCGAGGCGTCCGATACCTCCGTACCGGAAACAACCAAACTGAGATTAGGCTGCTTTACGGATCTGGCCCCCTTCCTGTTGGCTCCGGCCCTGCAACATCTTCGCGCCACCTTCGCCGATATCAACCTTACATACGTGGCGGAGTCTTTCGAAGGACTGCTGAATGGATTGATGGAGGGTCAGATTGACATCGCGATTACCTACGACCTGACCATGGACGCTGGGTTCGCTCGTACAAAACTGTTCGACAGCAGGCCGAAGGCCCTGATGCCCCCGGATCACCCACTGGCGACAACCACCGAAGTCACTCTTGCTGCGCTGGAAAGCTACCCGCTGATTTTGTCTGCGGAAGGCTTGTCGGCGCAACATATTCTTGGCCTGTTTCGGCAAAACGGTCTACGCCCGTCCGTCGCACACCGGGCGGCTTCACTAGAGATTCAACGCAGCCTTGCGGCTCATGGTGAGGGAATCGGGATCAGCTATGCCAGCCCACCCAGCACCTTCAGCTATGACACCAAGCGTCTGGTCAGCGTGCCTATCACCGATCGGGACGCAGCAGAATCCGTTGTTCTGGCACGCCACGGAACGGGTCCAGCTGACCCGGTCATAGGAAAGGCGGAACACGTTTTGCTGGCCGGACTGACGGGCGTTTAAGATCTTATTTCCTGCGCAAGCGGATGACGACATCGACAGACGCGATTTCGACACCTTCCGGCGCCTCGGGAAGACGCTGAATGACAAGCTGATCCGACGGCGCATCACTTAGCCGCGCGTCGTCTTCCCAATAGAAATGTGGATGATCATGCGTGTTCGTGTCGAAGTAGCTCTTGGATCCGTCCACCGTAATTTCCTGCAGCACACCTGCATCGCAAAACGCACGCAGAGTGTTGTAGACCGTTGCCAGAGACACGGCATCCCCGTTCGCCTTCGCCGATTCAAAAAGGCTTTCAGCAGTGACATGGCGATGTCGGCCGTCGCCCACCAGAAGCTCGGCCAGCGCCACGCGCTGACGCGTCGGTCGCAAGCCGGCATTCACCAGCCAACCCGTTGCGATTTCGCGGCTCTGAGGTGTCATCGATCCGATACCCATTATTGCTGCCTTTATATATAGGGGCGCATCACCGGCAATTTCAAATGAAATTCATTCGCAAGATAAGTGTCAACACAACATGATGTGGCGAGCTGCTCTTGCAGGACCTTGCAAACGGGTGCTAGACGAGGCCAGATGTAAAGACAGACCCCCGGCAGGAAAGGCGGCAGAATGGCCCAGTTCCCAAGCAGTTTTGACAAAGATGATCTGCTGAAATGCGCTCGTGGCGAGTTATTTGGCCCCGGCAATGCACAATTGCCCGCCCCACCGATGTTGATGATGGACCGGATCACCGACATCTCGGCTGATGGTGGTCTGCACGGCAAAGGCCATGTGCTGGCCGAATTTGATATCACACCTGACCTTTGGTTCTTTGACTGCCACTTCCCCGGCAACCCGATCATGCCTGGTTGTCTGGGCCTTGACGGGCTGTGGCAACTGACCGGATTCAACCTTGGCTGGCGTGGTTGGCAGGGGCGCGGCATGGCTGTCGGCGTAGGTGAAGTAAAGCTGACCGGCATGGTCCGCCCGGACCGTAAGATGCTGACGTATAAAATCGAATTCAAAAAAGCGATTCAAACACGCCGCCTGACAATGGGTGTGGCAGATGGCATCGTCGAAGCCGATGGCGAGATGATTTATGATGTCAAAGACATGAAGGTCGTTCTATCCGAGGCTTGAACCTGAACGGTCTGAAATAAGGAGTGCGCACATGCGTCGAGTAGTCGTCACCGGTCTGGGGGTTGTGTCCTCGATCGGGAACAATGCTGAAGAGGTTCTGGCCTCGCTCAAAGCAGGCAAATCCGGGATCGTGGCCAGCGAGCAGATGGCCGAACATGGTTTTCGCAGCCAGATCGCAGGTACGCTCAAGATCGACGTGGCCCAGCATGTGGACAAGCGTACATTGCGCTTCATGGGTCCCGGGGCCGCCTATGCACATATCGCCATGAGCCAGGCGATTGCCGATTCAGGGCTGACAGAAGACCAGATCGTCAACCCCCGCACCGGGCTGGTTGCAGGTTCTGGCGGACCATCGACCAGCGCCATGCTGACGGCGCATCAGACCGTTCTGAAGACAGGCGCGACCAAGCGGATCGGGCCATTTGCCGTGCCGAAATGCATGTGCTCGACGATTTCGGCAAATCTGGCGACGGCATTCAAGATAAAGGGCATAAATTATTCGATCACGTCCGCTTGCTCGACTTCGCTGCATTGCATTGGCAACGCGGCCGAACAGATCATGCTGGGCAAGCAGGATGTGATGTTCGCCGGCGGCGGAGAGGAACTTGACTGGACCCTGTCCTGCCTGTTCGACGCAATGGGCGCGATGTCGTCGAAATATAATGACACACCCGACAGAGCCTCGCGCGCGTTCGACGAAAACCGCGATGGTTTCGTGATCTCGGGCGGTGGTGGAATCGTTGTTTTGGAAGAGCTGGGCCACGCTTTGGCGCGCGGCGCCAAAATTTATGCTGAAGTTACAGGTTATGCCGCAACTTCAGACGGCCACGACATGGTTGCCCCTTCAGGTGAGGGCGGCGAGCGCGCGATGCGTCTAGCTCTGGATACCGTGCTCGAGGGGCGCAAGGTTGGCTATATCAATGCCCATGGCACCTCGACCCCCGTCGGCGATGTGGGTGAGGTCGAGGCCGTGCGTCGCATCTTTGGCGAAGGCAATGTGCCACCCATCTCGTCGACCAAGTCGATGACAGGCCACGCTCAGGGCGCGGCGGGCGCGCTTGAGACGATTTTCTGCCTGCTGATGCTGGAAAACGATTTCATTACACCATCGATCAATGTCGATACGCTTGCCGAAGGCATTCAGCCCGGTGAAATTGCAACTCAAGTGGTTGAAAACGCAGGACTGGACAGTGTCATGACCAACAGCTTCGGCTTTGGCGGCACAAACGGGTCCATGGTTTTGTCAAAGTATAACGGGTGAAAGTAATGTCGGATCTTCTCAAAGGTAAACGCGGCCTGATCATGGGCGTGGCCAATGACCGCTCGATTGCGTGGGGCATTGCCAAGGCCATGCACGAGGCTGGTGCCGAACTGGCTTTCACCTATCAGGGCGAGGCATTTGGCAAACGGTTGGAGCCGCTGGCTCAGAGCCTAGGCAGCGATTTCATGGTCGATGCGGATGTTACCGACGACGAGTCGCTGGATCGCGCTTTTGGCGAACTGGCCGAACGTTGGCCCACCATCGATTTTTTGGTCCATGCTATCGCATATTCGGATAAGTCCGAGCTGACAGGTCGTTTCCTGAATACCACACGCGCGAATTTCAAGCATTCGATGGATGTCTCGGCCTATTCCTTCATAGAGGTCGCGCGCCGCGCCTATCCTTTGATGAAAGACAATGGCGGTTCCCTGCTGACCCTGACTTATCAGGGATCCAACCGGGTTGTACCGAACTACAACGTGATGGGTGTCGCAAAGGCTGCGCTGGAATCGGCAACCCGGTATCTGGCCAACGATCTGGGGCCCGATGGCATCCGCGTAAACGCAATTTCCCCGGGACCGATGAAGACTCTCGCCGGGGCAGCCATTGGCGGCGCGCGCAAGACCTACAAGTTCTGCGATCAGAATGCGCCGTTGCGTTCTAACGCAACACTTGAAGCGGTCGGCGGTACCGCAGTGTATCTAACCTCGGATGCAGGTGCCTGCACATCAGGTGAGATCATCCGCGTTGATGGTGGTTTCCACGTACTGGGCATGCCTCAACCCGAAGCCATGTGACTATTTCTTTCCCTGCCGCTGCCCAGATTTCACCATCATTTCGCGGCAGGAAAACAATATGAGCAAGCTAGACCAAATCATTGCAAACAATGCACGCGCAACGCAAAACCGGCGTAAGCCCAGTTTTCTCAGCCAACGGGCCAGAGTGCTTTTGCTAACATTGACTTCACTGTTGCTGGTGTTTGTCTTCTTTACTCAGCCACAGATGCGTGCCGCGATTCACTCTCTGATGGGCTGAGATACGGGCCGGACATCCAGCCCGAACCTCGTGTTAGTTGACTGAAACGACTTCGATCTCGAAAACCAGATCCTGCCCGGCCAGCGGGTGATTTGCATCCAGCGTAACAGTGGCTTCGTTCGAATCCACGACCGTTACCGGCACGGCCTGACCCTCTGGTGTTTGCATCTGCAACTGTGTCCCGGGATCCAGAGGAATGTCATCCGGAATACCTTCGCGGGGAATTTCCTGACGCATTGCAGGGTTGATCGGGCCGTAGGCGTCCGTGCAGGCAATCTCGACCCGCGTCTTGTCCCCGGTGGACAGACCCGGCATGGCACTGTCCAAACCCGGGATGATCTGGCCCGACCCAACCACGAATTCCAGCGGGTCACGCCCGTCCGAGCTGTCAAAGACTTTTCCGTCCAGCAACGTCCCGGTGTAGTGAATGCGAACCGTGTCGCCCTGTTTTATTTCAGTCATCGTGGCCTCCGGCCGTTCTAAAGGGTTAAGCGGCCAACCCTAGAGGTTGACACAATGTTGTAAAGCCTCGGCCCTTTCACCCCATTCCCCGATGTGCCAACCTGCGCGCAATCAGAGGAGGATCATATGGCGATCACGACCTGTGTGTTCGACGCCTACGGTACATTGTTCGATGTTGCTGCGGCTGCCCGACAGGCGGCAGACGAGCCGGGCTTTGAAGCGCTGAAAGACAAATGGCCCACAGTCGCGGGACATTGGCGCCTGAAGCAGCTGCAGTACACATGGCTACGCGCCGTAGCGGATGCGCATGCGGACTTCTGGGATGTCACCCAGGACGGGCTGGATTGGGCCTTGGAAGCCGCGGGCTTGCAAGGCGACCCGCAACTGCGCCAGCGTCTGCTTGATCTCTATTGGGAGTTGCAGGCTTACCCCGAGGTTCCTGCCATGTTGAAAACCCTCAAGGATGGTGGGCTGCGGACAGCGATCCTGTCCAACGGTTCGCCCCCCATGTTGGAAGGCGCAGTGCAATCTGCCGGGATTGGCGATGTGTTGGATGATATTCTGTCGGTCGAAAGTGTCGGCATCTTCAAACCCCATGCCCGCGTCTATGATCTGGTGCAAGAAAGGTTTGGCTGTGCCCGCGATGAGGTTTTGTTCGTCAGCTCAAATGGTTGGGATGCTGCCGGGGCCAGCGGGTACGGTTTTGTAACCGCATGGGTCAATCGGATTTCTGAACCTATGGACCGCCTTCCGTGGACACCTGCACATGTGTTGTCCGATTTGACCTCGGTTCCCAAGTTGGCCGGTCTCTGATGCCAGAATTCATGACAACGGACGGGAGGCGCATCTACTATGAGGAAACCGGGACCGGCACACCGCTTTTGTGTCTGGCCGGCCTGACCCGAAACAGCCGGGATTTTTCATTCTTTGCGCCATATGCCTCTGACCTGCGCATGATCACTATGGATTACAGGGGGCGCGGCCGTTCGGAATATGATCCCGATTACATGAACTACAACATCTTTCGCGAATCCCATGACGCGATTGAGCTGCTGGACGTTCTGGGAATCCAGAGAGCCGCCATTCTGGGCACATCGCGCGGCGGACTGATCGCCATGACGCTGGCCGCAAGCCATCCTGAACGTCTTGCCGCTGTTATTCTGAATGACGTGGGACCAGTTATCGAGCCGACGGGTATTGCTAAAATCATGGCCTACGTGGGCACACGACCCGCTGCCAAAACCCATGATGAAGCTGCCGCTGCATTGAAACACGTCATGGAAGCGCAATTTCCCGGAGTTCCGTTGGAAACCTGGCGCAAACAGGCTGAAATTCAGTATGAAATGCGGGACGATGGGCTGAAACTTCGATATGATCCAGCCTTGCGCAAAGCGCTTCTTGAGCAAGCTGCAAGCGGGACAGCACCTAATCTATGGATACTCTTTAAAGCCTTGCGCGACATTCCCACCGGTGTGATCCGGGGCGCAAATTCCGATATTCTGGGCTCGAACACGCTGACGGAGATGCACAGCTGCCTTCCCGGTCTGATTTCGGTCGAAGTGCCCGATCGTGGGCATGTTCCGTTCCTGAACGAACCCCAATCACTGGACCTGATACAGAAGGTATTGAAGAACGCCGCATGAGCACACTTGAGATGATCGAAGCCGCCGCAGATCGGCTGAAAGGACACGTCCGCGAAACACCGATCCTGTCGTCGCCCTTTCTCGACAACCTCGCAAGCCGCCGAATCTGGGTCAAACCGGAATGCCTGCAACATACCGGCAGTTTCAAGTTTCGCGGCGCGTGGTCGGCCATTTCCGCGCTGGATGAGGGCGTACGCAAGCGCGGCGTGATCGCATATTCATCGGGCAACCACGCGCAGGGCGTTGCGATGGCTGCTTCGAAACATCGTATTGCCTCGGTCATCGTCATGCCGTCAGACGCGCCGCAACTCAAGATCGACAATACCCGCGCGCTGGGCGGAGAAGTCGTTTTGTACGATCGCGCGAATGAAAGCCGGGAGGAGATTGGCGAAGCCATCGCGGCAGAGCGTGGTCTGACCCTGATCCGCCCCTATGACGAACCGCAGGTCATCGCGGGGCAAGGCACAACTGGGCTTGAAATAGCGAAGCAGGCTGCGGAACTTGGGGTTTCGCATGCGGATGTTCTGATCTGTTGCGGCGGAGGGGGTTTGACCTCTGGCATTGCGCTGGCATTGGAAAAACACGCGCCGAACTTGCGGGCGCGGCCCTGTGAGCCGGAAGGGTTCGACGACGTCAAACGATCATTGGCGTCAGGTCAAATTCAAAACAACACTGCGGCTTCAGGAAACATATGCGATGCCATCCTGACACCACAGCCTGGCGCCATCACCTTTCCGATTCTTCATCGTCTTTGTGGGCCCGGAATGTCTGTCACCGAAGAAGAGGCGTTGCAGGCCATGGCACATGCATTTCTGCGCCTCAAAATCGTATTGGAGCCCGGTGGTGCCGTAGCGCTGGCCTCGGCCCTTTTCCGGGGCAACGAGATCGAGGGTGACGATGTGATCGTCGTCACCTCGGGCGGTAATGTCGGTCCGGAAATATTCGCTAAGGCGTTGGAATTCCTGACCTGACAAGTATACCAAAGCCGTGCAAATTGCACCAGGAACGCCGTGACGACAAGGACCTTTGTCATGATGACCGCTGATCTGGGCGACGTGAAGCTGAACTATCGCATCGACGGCCCCACGGACGGTGCACCCATTGTGTTTGCCAATTCCCTGGGAACCGACCTGCATCTATGGGATGCGGTGCTGCCATACATGCCCGACGGGCTGCGCATCATCCGATATGACAAGCGTGGGCACGGGCAATCCTCGGTGCCGCCTGCACCCTACTCGATGGGCACTTTGGTGCGGGATGCAGAGGCGCTGCTGGATCACCTTCAGGTTCGCGATTGCGCCTTTGTCGGCCTCTCGATTGGCGGGATGATCGCGCAAGGGCTGGCGGTCAAACGCATGGACCAGATTCGTGCGCTGGTGCTGTCGAACACCGCTGCCAAGATCGCCACGCCTTCGGTCTGGCAAGAGCGCATTCAGGCGGTGCGAAAGGGCGGGATCGAGGCTCTGGCCGATGCCACGATGGAGCGCTGGTTCTCTCGCGAATACCGCCGCGCGCAAAACTACCTGCCCTGGCGCGATATGATGGTCAGCCAACCAGTCGAAGGGTATCTGGGCTGCTGTGCCGCCATTGCCGGTACCGACTTTTATACACCCACAAGCGGCCTGCGCCTGCCCACGCTTGGGATTGCGGGCAGCGAAGACGGATCTACCCCGCCCGATCTGGTGCGGGAAACGATTGATCTTGTTCCCGGATCCCGATTTCGGCTGATCCGCCGCGCAGGACATTTGCCTTGCGTTGAGAAACCCGCGGAATACGCAGAAATCCTGACCGGATTTCTGACCGAAATCGGACATGTCTGAAGGAGAATGACATGGCGTCCTTCCTGTTGGTCCATGGCTCGTGTCACGGCGCCTGGTGCTGGCGCGACCTGATCCCAGCTTTGGAAACCCTGGGCCATTGCGCCCGCGCCATCGACATGCCCAGCCATGGTGCAGACCCCACGCCGGTGGCCGACGTCACGCTGGACAGTTGCCGCGATGCCATTTTGAACGCCTGTACACCCGATACGATCATCGTCGGCCATTCCTGGGCCGGCTTTCCGATCAGCGCAGCAGCCGAGGCGCGTCCAAATGCGATGCGCGCCTTGATTTACCTGTGCGCCTATGTCCCTCGGG contains:
- the fabA gene encoding bifunctional 3-hydroxydecanoyl-ACP dehydratase/trans-2-decenoyl-ACP isomerase → MAQFPSSFDKDDLLKCARGELFGPGNAQLPAPPMLMMDRITDISADGGLHGKGHVLAEFDITPDLWFFDCHFPGNPIMPGCLGLDGLWQLTGFNLGWRGWQGRGMAVGVGEVKLTGMVRPDRKMLTYKIEFKKAIQTRRLTMGVADGIVEADGEMIYDVKDMKVVLSEA
- a CDS encoding alpha/beta fold hydrolase, giving the protein MPEFMTTDGRRIYYEETGTGTPLLCLAGLTRNSRDFSFFAPYASDLRMITMDYRGRGRSEYDPDYMNYNIFRESHDAIELLDVLGIQRAAILGTSRGGLIAMTLAASHPERLAAVILNDVGPVIEPTGIAKIMAYVGTRPAAKTHDEAAAALKHVMEAQFPGVPLETWRKQAEIQYEMRDDGLKLRYDPALRKALLEQAASGTAPNLWILFKALRDIPTGVIRGANSDILGSNTLTEMHSCLPGLISVEVPDRGHVPFLNEPQSLDLIQKVLKNAA
- a CDS encoding enoyl-ACP reductase; amino-acid sequence: MSDLLKGKRGLIMGVANDRSIAWGIAKAMHEAGAELAFTYQGEAFGKRLEPLAQSLGSDFMVDADVTDDESLDRAFGELAERWPTIDFLVHAIAYSDKSELTGRFLNTTRANFKHSMDVSAYSFIEVARRAYPLMKDNGGSLLTLTYQGSNRVVPNYNVMGVAKAALESATRYLANDLGPDGIRVNAISPGPMKTLAGAAIGGARKTYKFCDQNAPLRSNATLEAVGGTAVYLTSDAGACTSGEIIRVDGGFHVLGMPQPEAM
- the irrA gene encoding iron response transcriptional regulator IrrA, with the translated sequence MTPQSREIATGWLVNAGLRPTRQRVALAELLVGDGRHRHVTAESLFESAKANGDAVSLATVYNTLRAFCDAGVLQEITVDGSKSYFDTNTHDHPHFYWEDDARLSDAPSDQLVIQRLPEAPEGVEIASVDVVIRLRRK
- a CDS encoding peptidylprolyl isomerase; the encoded protein is MTEIKQGDTVRIHYTGTLLDGKVFDSSDGRDPLEFVVGSGQIIPGLDSAMPGLSTGDKTRVEIACTDAYGPINPAMRQEIPREGIPDDIPLDPGTQLQMQTPEGQAVPVTVVDSNEATVTLDANHPLAGQDLVFEIEVVSVN
- the fabB gene encoding beta-ketoacyl-ACP synthase I, with product MRRVVVTGLGVVSSIGNNAEEVLASLKAGKSGIVASEQMAEHGFRSQIAGTLKIDVAQHVDKRTLRFMGPGAAYAHIAMSQAIADSGLTEDQIVNPRTGLVAGSGGPSTSAMLTAHQTVLKTGATKRIGPFAVPKCMCSTISANLATAFKIKGINYSITSACSTSLHCIGNAAEQIMLGKQDVMFAGGGEELDWTLSCLFDAMGAMSSKYNDTPDRASRAFDENRDGFVISGGGGIVVLEELGHALARGAKIYAEVTGYAATSDGHDMVAPSGEGGERAMRLALDTVLEGRKVGYINAHGTSTPVGDVGEVEAVRRIFGEGNVPPISSTKSMTGHAQGAAGALETIFCLLMLENDFITPSINVDTLAEGIQPGEIATQVVENAGLDSVMTNSFGFGGTNGSMVLSKYNG
- a CDS encoding threonine/serine dehydratase; the protein is MSTLEMIEAAADRLKGHVRETPILSSPFLDNLASRRIWVKPECLQHTGSFKFRGAWSAISALDEGVRKRGVIAYSSGNHAQGVAMAASKHRIASVIVMPSDAPQLKIDNTRALGGEVVLYDRANESREEIGEAIAAERGLTLIRPYDEPQVIAGQGTTGLEIAKQAAELGVSHADVLICCGGGGLTSGIALALEKHAPNLRARPCEPEGFDDVKRSLASGQIQNNTAASGNICDAILTPQPGAITFPILHRLCGPGMSVTEEEALQAMAHAFLRLKIVLEPGGAVALASALFRGNEIEGDDVIVVTSGGNVGPEIFAKALEFLT
- a CDS encoding LysR family transcriptional regulator — encoded protein: MLYISLRQYEYVCAVGRHGSLSAAAQHLNVSQPALSTALTRVEAHLGYPLFVRRRGAAMALTPQGRSFIDRAEVLLKNAARIEASDTSVPETTKLRLGCFTDLAPFLLAPALQHLRATFADINLTYVAESFEGLLNGLMEGQIDIAITYDLTMDAGFARTKLFDSRPKALMPPDHPLATTTEVTLAALESYPLILSAEGLSAQHILGLFRQNGLRPSVAHRAASLEIQRSLAAHGEGIGISYASPPSTFSYDTKRLVSVPITDRDAAESVVLARHGTGPADPVIGKAEHVLLAGLTGV
- a CDS encoding haloacid dehalogenase type II, which gives rise to MAITTCVFDAYGTLFDVAAAARQAADEPGFEALKDKWPTVAGHWRLKQLQYTWLRAVADAHADFWDVTQDGLDWALEAAGLQGDPQLRQRLLDLYWELQAYPEVPAMLKTLKDGGLRTAILSNGSPPMLEGAVQSAGIGDVLDDILSVESVGIFKPHARVYDLVQERFGCARDEVLFVSSNGWDAAGASGYGFVTAWVNRISEPMDRLPWTPAHVLSDLTSVPKLAGL
- the miaB gene encoding tRNA (N6-isopentenyl adenosine(37)-C2)-methylthiotransferase MiaB codes for the protein MSEPKKLFIKTYGCQMNVYDSERMSEALGGQGYVETKTPDDADMILLNTCHIREKAAEKVYSELGRFKGLKVEKPDLKIGVAGCVAQAEGEEIMRRQPLVDLVVGPQSYHRLPEMEAKTRAGEKALDTDFPEEDKFEKLKNRPKAKRGPTAFLTVQEGCDKFCAFCVVPYTRGAEVSRPADRIIREAHDLVERGVREITLLGQNVNAYHGAGVNGDMTLAGLIWELNKVDGLERIRFTTSHPNDMADDLIEAHGTCDKLMPYLHLPVQSGSDRILKRMNRSHTAESYLRLIERIRAARPDIVMSGDFIVGFPEEAEEDFQATMDLVEEVKYGYAYSFKYSTRPGTPAAERAQVDPAAADERLQRLQALITRHQREIQDGMVGRTVRVLFEKPGRLPGQMVGKSEYLHSVHVKGPEIAVGDLKEVRITESGANSLAGELL
- a CDS encoding phytanoyl-CoA dioxygenase family protein produces the protein MPHSLVSQQMIDTYQADGVVLIKGLFANHVDQLRDGVAANMTDPGPYASENKKAGETGRFFDDYCNWTRIPQFREVIETSPAAEVAADLMQSKSVQMFHDHVLVKEPGTSMATPWHQDGPYYFVEGQQTISFWSPLDPVRQATLRCVAGSHRWEKEVLPTRWVSEEGFFADEGQYIPVPDPDAEGMKVVEFEMEPGDAVAFNYRTLHGARGNQSDSRRRAFSLRLVGDDARYVERPGRTSPPFPGHDMTPGQRLREDWFPILLQR